Proteins found in one Bacteroidota bacterium genomic segment:
- a CDS encoding flavin reductase family protein yields MQIDPKNTDIIKIQSIMAGAIAPRPIALASTINEKGIPNLSPFSFFNSFGVNPPILVFSPSRRGRDNTTKHTYDNIKNNKEVVINVVSYDMVHQVNLASSEFADDV; encoded by the coding sequence ATGCAAATTGATCCCAAAAATACCGATATCATTAAAATTCAAAGCATTATGGCTGGAGCCATTGCTCCCCGACCAATTGCTTTGGCCAGTACAATAAATGAAAAAGGCATTCCTAACTTATCACCATTTAGCTTTTTTAATTCATTTGGTGTAAACCCTCCAATATTGGTTTTTTCTCCCTCCAGACGCGGGCGAGATAATACTACTAAACATACGTATGATAATATTAAGAATAACAAGGAGGTAGTTATTAATGTTGTGAGCTATGATATGGTTCATCAGGTAAATTTAGCTAGTTCAGAATTTGCAGACGATGTG
- the fahA gene encoding fumarylacetoacetase, which yields MIKANNPKLKSWLATSKDSDFPIQNIPFGIIKPSGLNSRVGTRIGDHIIDLSALAEFGYFDNLGLGFKDMLAFRQCKLNDFIELGKPAVRNIRSRISEIFESNSNILKNSEKHKTTVLYQLNDVELLLPVNIGDYTDFYSSKEHATNVGIMFRDPANALLPNWSHMPVAYHGRSSSIVVSNTNIHRPKGQLKGENTNPHFGPTQQMDFELEMAFVVGKDSELGDSVSSHDAENYIFGMFIFNDLSARDIQKWEYVPLGPFLGKNFGSVVSPWIVTMDALEPFRTKGPEQDTPILPYLSFEGEKSFDINLDVFIQPDGKKAHRVCQSNFKYLYWNMSQQLAHHTANGCNIQIGDVCASGTISGPTKDSFGSMLELSWKGQNPIIFPDGSERKFIADNDQIIMQAYAQNEDVRIGFGESITKILPTK from the coding sequence ATGATTAAAGCAAATAATCCAAAACTAAAATCCTGGCTAGCAACAAGTAAGGATAGCGATTTCCCAATCCAAAACATCCCATTTGGGATTATTAAACCGTCCGGACTAAACTCTCGTGTTGGAACACGGATTGGAGATCATATTATTGACCTCAGCGCTCTTGCTGAATTTGGCTATTTTGATAATCTTGGTTTAGGATTTAAGGACATGCTAGCCTTTAGACAATGTAAACTAAACGATTTTATTGAATTGGGGAAACCAGCTGTTCGAAACATAAGGAGTCGAATTTCAGAAATATTTGAATCCAATAGTAATATTCTCAAAAATAGTGAGAAACACAAAACCACCGTGCTTTACCAACTAAACGATGTGGAATTGCTTTTACCTGTTAATATTGGCGATTATACTGATTTTTATTCCAGTAAAGAACATGCAACCAATGTGGGCATAATGTTTAGAGATCCGGCAAATGCTCTTTTGCCAAATTGGTCTCATATGCCCGTTGCATATCATGGTCGAAGCAGTTCAATTGTTGTATCGAATACCAACATTCACAGACCAAAAGGTCAATTAAAGGGCGAAAATACTAATCCTCATTTTGGACCTACTCAACAAATGGATTTTGAACTTGAAATGGCATTTGTGGTTGGTAAAGACAGTGAATTAGGTGATTCTGTTTCTTCTCATGATGCAGAAAATTATATTTTTGGCATGTTTATTTTCAATGATTTGTCTGCCAGAGATATTCAAAAATGGGAGTATGTGCCACTTGGCCCCTTTTTGGGGAAGAATTTCGGTTCTGTTGTCTCACCCTGGATAGTTACAATGGATGCTCTTGAACCTTTCCGAACCAAAGGACCAGAGCAGGATACCCCCATCCTTCCCTACCTTTCTTTTGAAGGAGAAAAAAGTTTCGATATAAATTTAGATGTTTTTATTCAGCCAGATGGAAAAAAAGCACATCGGGTTTGTCAGTCTAATTTTAAATATCTTTATTGGAATATGAGTCAACAGCTTGCCCATCATACAGCTAACGGCTGCAATATTCAAATTGGAGATGTATGCGCCTCTGGAACAATTAGCGGACCTACAAAAGATTCCTTTGGATCGATGCTGGAATTAAGTTGGAAAGGTCAAAATCCAATTATATTCCCTGATGGTTCAGAACGGAAATTTATCGCAGATAATGACCAAATTATCATGCAAGCTTATGCTCAAAATGAAGATGTAAGAATTGGTTTTGGCGAAAGTATTACTAAAATCCTACCCACTAAATAG